The genomic stretch GCCGTGCTGGACGGCACCGGCGCTTCCTTCACGGTGGCCATTCCCGTGGCCGTTTTTGTGCTGGGCATTTGGTGGATCGCGGTCAAGGACAATGCCGGCCGGCTCGTCAATACGGTGGTTCCGCTCGGTGCGCTGGTGGTCCTGCTGGACCCGGTGATTCCCAACCCGTACAACCTCATCGCCACGGCCGGGGTGCTGGTGCTCATGGTGGTGGTGCTGGAGCTGCGGCCGCCGGTGGAGCGCCGCACGCCCCTGCGCCGCAAGGTGTCAGGGAACCCCGCCGAGCCACACGGCCGGCCAAATGGCCGGCCGGCCAAAGGCTAGTCAACAGTGGGCGTGAGCAGCCCCGGCTCGTGGTGG from Arthrobacter stackebrandtii encodes the following:
- a CDS encoding low temperature requirement protein A; protein product: MVIAAAAFVSTAALWWIYFWPPHHEAIRSFGSSLRYGYVHYFVFAAAGALSAGIEVEIDVLTGRAVLDGTGASFTVAIPVAVFVLGIWWIAVKDNAGRLVNTVVPLGALVVLLDPVIPNPYNLIATAGVLVLMVVVLELRPPVERRTPLRRKVSGNPAEPHGRPNGRPAKG